In Plodia interpunctella isolate USDA-ARS_2022_Savannah chromosome 30, ilPloInte3.2, whole genome shotgun sequence, the following proteins share a genomic window:
- the Gbs-70E gene encoding protein phosphatase 1 regulatory subunit 3C translates to MCAAIDMLASEQLFYGHSPPAGFLTDYSVPVRRPQKLTSRGYSAPCFTNLKPLQLMLNTAPRSCLRMPTEKKKKKVVFADDRGFALEQVKFMTEPSHVPPYWVLKIESPPQERKQTRIVDVWETRFVQPASDYVEFRRRITEECVSLENVIVKQDECAVDGTVKVKNLDYGKEVFIRITSDGWATSEDAYGEFIESGPASKNGVSLYDTFGFRLQLPIHSRRLDFCVCFCCKGSEFWDNNKGKNYTIEKSSVRNVPAVSCARIKYGNSWTARSDGSGITPYW, encoded by the coding sequence ATGTGCGCAGCGATCGACATGCTCGCATCGGAACAGCTGTTTTACGGACACAGTCCTCCGGCCGGCTTCCTGACCGATTATTCGGTACCAGTTAGAAGACCACAGAAGCTCACATCGCGTGGCTACTCGGCACCATGTTTCACCAACTTAAAACCACTGCAGTTGATGTTGAACACCGCCCCTAGATCGTGTCTGAGAATGCCGacggagaagaaaaagaagaaagttgTTTTTGCTGACGACAGAGGATTCGCATTGGAACAAGTCAAGTTTATGACCGAGCCGTCGCATGTGCCACCTTATTGGGTATTAAAAATCGAGAGTCCGCCTCAGGAGCGGAAACAAACACGGATTGTGGACGTGTGGGAGACGAGGTTCGTCCAACCCGCGTCAGATTATGTCGAGTTCCGAAGAAGGATAACAGAGGAATGTGTATCATTGGAGAATGTTATAGTGAAACAAGACGAATGCGCTGTAGACGGGACGGTAAAAGTGAAAAATTTGGACTACGGCAAGGAAGTTTTCATACGAATCACATCGGACGGTTGGGCGACTTCGGAAGACGCTTATGGTGAGTTTATCGAGTCTGGTCCAGCGTCGAAGAATGGCGTTTCGCTATACGACACTTTTGGGTTTAGATTACAATTGCCTATACATTCGAGGCGCTTGGATTTCTGCGTTTGCTTCTGCTGCAAAGGGAGTGAGTTTTGGGATAACAACAAAGGGAAGAATTACACGATAGAAAAGTCTTCGGTGCGGAATGTACCGGCGGTGTCTTGTGCtcgaataaaatatggaaACTCATGGACAGCGAGATCGGACGGTAGCGGCATAACACCATACTGGTGA